The Rhinoderma darwinii isolate aRhiDar2 chromosome 11, aRhiDar2.hap1, whole genome shotgun sequence genome window below encodes:
- the C3AR1 gene encoding C3a anaphylatoxin chemotactic receptor, which translates to MFNGSDENIDPAFPHAYNQETALTTLVYAFTFLVGVPGNILVLWVTGFKMKKTVNTVWFYNLAVADLMCCLSLPFSTVQLYYKEWLYGAFFCKIIPAVVILNMFASVFTLVAISIDRCIQVVLPVWAQNRRSLRTAWLICLVIWILSFIMSLPVFLYRQISTVHNITSCEYQFGDPDDSNNYDFNSNYENLLDLNDPDLPFTGFENHHFGMDTQVSNAEVTITVTRMLFGFLFPLLIIAACYIRLALKVQNSRFLKVGRKTTKVIYGIIVAFCVTWAPYHIIGMVLLYVHNQIIIKLNNVSVALAFSNSCINPILYVFMGKDFKTKMSQSLRQLMESAFSEELTKTTERSRTKTSLQNSVDL; encoded by the coding sequence ATGTTCAATGGAAGTGATGAGAATATTGATCCAGCATTTCCACATGCTTATAACCAAGAGACTGCACTCACGACACTAGTTTATGCCTTCACCTTTCTGGTGGGTGTCCCCGGCAATATTCTGGTACTTTGGGTAACTGGTTTCAAGATGAAGAAGACAGTGAACACCGTTTGGTTCTATAACCTTGCTGTGGCCGACCTTATGTGCTGTCTGTCTCTTCCATTCTCTACCGTCCAGTTATATTACAAGGAATGGTTGTATGGTGCTTTTTTCTGCAAGATCATCCCGGCCGTAGTCATCCTCAACATGTTTGCCAGCGTCTTCACTTTGGTGGCCATCAGCATTGATCGCTGCATTCAAGTAGTTTTGCCGGTGTGGGCTCAGAATCGCCGCAGCCTGCGAACGGCTTGGCTTATCTGCCTGGTTATTTGGATATTATCGTTCATTATGTCGTTACCTGTCTTTCTCTATAGACAGATCTCCACAGTCCACAACATCACCAGTTGTGAGTATCAATTCGGTGACCCTGATGACTCCAATAATTATGACTTTAATTCCAATTATGAGAACTTACTTGATCTTAATGATCCGGACCTGCCGTTTACAGGTTTTGAGAACCACCACTTTGGTATGGACACCCAAGTCTCCAATGCCGAAGTTACCATTACAGTTACACGTATGTTATTTGGGTTTTTGTTCCCCCTCTTGATCATCGCCGCCTGTTACATTCGTCTGGCTCTTAAAGTACAAAACAGTAGGTTCCTCAAGGTGGGTAGAAAAACGACCAAGGTGATATATGGCATCATCGTGGCCTTCTGCGTGACCTGGGCACCCTACCACATCATTGGTATGGTCTTGTTGTATGTTCATAaccaaataataattaaattgaACAACGTCTCCGTGGCCTTGGCTTTCTCCAACAGTTGCATCAACCCAATACTCTACGTCTTCATGGGCAAAGACTTCAAGACCAAGATGAGTCAGTCTTTGCGGCAGCTCATGGAAAGTGCGTTCAGTGAAGAACTGACTAAAACCACTGAACGTAGCAGGACTAAAACCTCCCTCCAAAACAGCGTGGACCTCTAA